The DNA sequence GGTTGAAGAGTATAGGTTTTTTATTTACCACAGCATTCCTCATCTTTTCACCAGCAACAAACTCCCTGCCATAAGCCAAACCTCGCGTCTTTTTTACTGTAGTGGGTGCAAGGCCATCATCTACGGCAAAGACAAGGTTTCCCCTTGGCTCAAGGGACAATACTTCCAGACAGTACTGTACTTACCGTCAGTGCAAAAAAGATCAAGAGTCcctagaaaacaaagaataaaaCACATAAATCAACTTATAAGAGGTCGTTCCTGATTGGAGGGAAAATATAACTAAgtcttattatttttcaatacgTTATTTTTATTGTGGGCATTGATCTTGTGTGACAGTTGTAAACATTATTGTGCTGTTAACTTAGAATTAAGTGTGGATACAGAGTTTATAAGtttataaattaaatatggcaacaatgataaaaaacaaacatcgTAGCCAAATCTCAGAAAATTCTGATTACAAAATGAACTTATGAAGGAATCCCTTTTTCATGCACTGTGCATTTTCGAGAAATTAAACAACACactattcaaataaaaacaaaaatacctCCATCATTCGCTGTCCAATCTTTGGGAACTAAGTAGAATATGTATGCTATTCTTCTTCCTTCTAGTTCATCATCATGACACAAAAGAACATCTTGAACAAATAGAAGTTAATTTTCAAGAAAGACTTTTAGTCCACAAGAAAAGGcaaatttacaacaacaaataacCCTTAGGCTGATTATTTTTCTAAAGCCAGTCAAATCTGATATCACTCTGATGGTGCTAAATTGCTATGGATATCAAATAACTATTGGAATCTCATTTGCTAAGAGCCTTGTATTAAAAAACAGATTTAGGTTAGGGATATTAAATTTGCAAACcacatatttttatttgcactGCTATTACATGTACCTGTATGTTCATATTTTGCACATGACATGTCCACTTGATCTGTAAGATCACTATATCCTGTTATCTCTTGGAGCCACAATCGAAAATCTCTGTACAAAGCATCTCTGATCAAAGACGTTAAAGTGAAAAGTCAATGTTTGAAACAACAGAAATTATGACAATAATATGACCTCAAACACTAACATTACTTTTGAAATGTGTACTTGATGCTTTGATGGACCTTCCACAAATTCAAGGATGCAAAGGATTGCTTTAAATCCTGGGTCATCACCATCATTTGTTAGCCTTGATAAAaatgtattttgcaaagtaCAGCATATCATTAGGCAAGCAGATGTCACGAAACCACTGCGGTTATTGAAGAGGCTACATCAATGTCACAATATGATAAGAAATAAGAGATGCACAAGTGTGTGGCTAGGATAATTCAGCAActattttaatgaaaactCTAGTACTTTGTTCTTAAAGATAGCAAAGCTTGACAAGTTTGTAATAGATACGGGACAACAATATTTGATGTTAGTATATACTGCATGTTCTTTTGTCGTATCTATGAGTTTGGCTGTATGTCATAACCAGATAATTGAGAAAGAGTAGAGGCAGCAGACCATAATTTatggaaacaaaacataaacttAGCAATTTCAAGGGTTTTGacttgaaaaatataaaaaatatctAACTTAGAGAACAGCCATGAATTGAAATAAGTGACCTCCCTAACATTtggtatcattttttttttttcagtttttcataGGGCTGGATTGTTTGGTTCCTTTTCAATGATAGCTGTGAATCCTAATGATCTGGAATTGAATTGCCAGATCACATCAAACATTCTGCTTCACTCTGAAGTTCAAAATATATaactttcataattattatatggtACAACACCAAAGACTTCACTAGTTTACTCCATCGACACGATGGTACCTCCTTAATGAGGTCATGGAGATCATTCTACTGAACCAAAAAGGGGAAGCATAACACCAAAAAGACAGTTGCCTAAATTACCACCTTCTTATATCCATACAAACTGCACCAATTTCTTAGACTTAAAGCAAATAAGATAGCAATACATCATCTTATCATATGAATAGCTCCATGAGAGGGCAATATGAACCAAATCCTATACTGTGATAGGCCACtgcggaaaataccataatactctttgtttgtgccCCCAAATTTTGCGTAAACATCgcttccagtttctcttgggacttgcaatggtcccaagagaaaacaaaaacaatgcttatgcaaaatttggggagacaaacaaagagtattatggtattttccggaATGGCCAATTGGCTACCCAAGTGGGTAAGATGGAGCAATACTGTCTACTCAGGATTGCCTGTTTTGTTCTGCAGTAAACTTTTGCAAAGagcagttttcttttcttttagtttgGTCAAGATATCTGGATATTGGCCTCATACTCTTTTGTCTCTTGGCCAATATCTAGCCATCCTGACCTCATGCTTGGTCAgtaatatacatatatatagttATTAGTTATAGGTTTGGTTAGTTAGTATATAAGGGAACCAGGGTTATGTACCTGAAAAGTGCAATATGAGACTTTGAGGACTTTTTCAGATCATCACTCTGAACAAACAATCAAATATGTCCAAATTAATAAGAGCTTAAgtttaaaagtttaaaatatgATTGATTGCATAGTTTACCTGGTGAAATTTGTACAAGTCATTGGACTTTTCGAAGAACTTCAATGCAAGCAATTCTGTTTCTAATCTGCTCAAAATATCCTCATCTGAGATAAAATTGGGGatgacacaacacttgaaagGCACTGTATGTATCACTGCACCTTTTTCtgtaattgaaaaaaaggttaaatttgggaattattaaaaaaaacaaaaactgaaatcgcaaaaaataaaaataatcaaactGCAAATATACAATACATACTGCAAAAACTCCGTTGACTTCTAAaggaatgagaaaaaaagccaCATGAGTGTGATTTCAGCTGTTTTAGCTACCTTTAGGTATATTTAATGCTGAGGTCCATTAAGTTCTCGTACACGTCATAAACATATAATGCATCAGTCAGTTCCAGCTGCACCCAGCtccacccccctccccccggGCAGCTACTACAGCGCATTTCCCACTTGGTAATCCCAGGGTGGGACTTAAGCTAAAGTAGGGTGACCCAAGGGCCAGCCTTTAGCATTTAGTACACAGTATGCATTTTTCCAAAGGGAAGATTTCAAGGAGGGTGATGTTTGTGGTCCATTAAAGATCAATAGATTTTGGATGATATGATGTCCTTGAAACCTCTTTATAATATTTGGTATTTCTCTGATGGTAATTAAATTTGAACTTAGTTGTGACCATTTGCATGTAAATTGTCCAGGAGGGTTAGTCCGCCGCTTTCTTTGCGTGTGGTGACGAGTAAATTAGAAATTAGTTGTTCCTCATTTAGAGGTAAAAAGAATTGTTCTTCCAGATTTTATCATTACAAAGACCGttgttttttaaacaaatatgATATAAAAGAAGGGACCGTTGTTTGCATGGAATTATCCAGGAGGACTAGTgcactgttttcttttgcattgaaACTTAGTTCTTCTTAGTTTGGAAGtacaaagttgtttttttcaagtgtttccTATCATTACTATGAAATATACAAATTTGGAAGACCTCCTTCAGGGTAGTAAATCAGTTTTTACCAACGTTTGTAATGGTTTTTGAATGTTGAACATTAAGAAAGTAATGGTCGTTTGCATGGAATTATCTAGGAGGACAAGTCCATTACCTTCCTTGTTGAACCAAAAACGTAAATATCTTGCTTATTTAATCAAAGTTCTGTTAACAAGGATTGAAATACGTTTTAGTTGGACTTTGAGTGTTGTGATCACTCATAAGATTCAAAACATGTTTATGTGGATCATCGTTAAAATACTACAAGTTTTCCCCATTTTCTTATTGTATGGAAAAATACAGTAGAAACTTCTTTCTTGCAATCAATTAACGGCATTCTGTTGTTACTAATGGGCAATTGAAGACATGATAAGCactaaaaataatagtaaagAATACAATATTTGTCTGCAAAGTCTTTGCTATAAAGTTCAGAGCGATCTATTACGGCCGTAAGAAAATGAGAACTGGTGTTAAAACGCTGAAAACGGCAGTAATGTATGATGTAATAAATAACACCTGTTGCATGGAACGATCCCGTGGTCCCGTGGACGAGGCATTTGCCCTCCACTTTCATCCCCACTGTTGGGCATTTGACAGCTTAGGTGCCCGCATGGGCGCAGCTGGAAATTGACTGATTCATAACTGTTTCACAAACCTGAAAGCTGCTccaaatttgattttaaaatcctcttccaaaaaatatttgctcAAAAGATCGTTTTTATGATGAActcttttttgctttgctttctcTGTTTCAGCTTTTGATGAAATTCCCTTCCTTTTGTGTGGGGAATTCATAATTGCAAGTCAAAAAGACGAATACATGCAATTTTCGCCAGGCGTTCTAATGGTCTAAGCTTGGCTACCAAGCATGGCTAAGTAGCCTTGCTTGTAGCAAATCCAACATGGTGGTGAGTGTGGCTGTCGTTTCTTTAATAACTGAATATTGGgagcaatttaaaattcggtCCTCTTTGATCTAattctgctttctttttggTAATCTTAGCTACCTCTTTCACTCTTAAGGACGGCGCAAAACCATCCCATGGTGAGTAATTCAGATGTAAACATTATTTGATCATGCTTCGATCTGGCAAACGTTTAGTCAACGTAGCAAAAGTAGAGTCAAGTTTGGTTTTCTTCGAGAACTGTCTCTGATAATCAATTAAAGTCTGTATATTTACCTGTATTTGAGTCATTCTTTGATCTGAAATGAATGTAAAGAAGTAAAAGTGTacaaatataaatatgtttacaaaaaacattttgaaaatgttgttgaCATCATTATGTCCAACCTTTCAGCTGgttgaattaaaaaatggAGAAACTTACAATGGCCATCTTGTCAGCTGTGATAACTGGATGAATATAAATCTGAGAGAGGTTATCTGTACTTCCAGGGTGAGTGGTTTGTGCTTCAAATGCATGGTGTTCCCTTGTTGAAGGAACAAGGTATACCCAAACTCATTGAACCCAATGAGAAATTCAATACACTCTTACTGCAATAACTACCATAGcatgaatttaaaattcttgGAGCTTTGTAGCAATGTTGGGCCAAAGTTTAATTTCAATATTCTTTTTGTAGGACGGTGACAGGTTTTGGAGAATACCAGAATGTTATGTCAGGGGAAGTAACATAAAATATCTTAGGATTCCAGATGAGGTATGAGATGTATCTTgatcattaatttgattttaCTTGAATAACTTAAAGGGGCAATGTTGTGCAGTTATTGTATCATTTATCAGATAACATGTTGAGATGGATAGAAATCTTAAGGATCAGGACTTTTTTCAATATCTCCAGTCTTGTGAACTAAAACTGAACTAGTGTCTACAATAACAATTCTGTGTGAAGTTGACTGAACTGTGTTACATCTTGTAAAACGTTAGGTACACAGTTTTCAAGTTGTTCCCATGGACTTCACCAAAAATATAaagatgaaaccaaatttttatttttcactctcccaccacAGTTTCTCTAGAAAgtagaaatttttttcctgaaaaagtAGTCTATTACTAAACAAATGGAATGTAGCACAAACTTTTGTCAGAAACCTTTGTATCCCTGGGATAAAGGGTTGAAAAGGGTTGAAAGTTGTAAAAATTGgtcaacattttcaagttttgatATGATATCTTCCAAAAAATCcccaaaatttcaaaatgatcacTGCACCTGGCAAAATTCGATTAATGATGTCTGTTTAGGTTTGTAAGGAATGATGTTACTCTTGAATCAAgcttcaagtttgtttttcagccAGTTATAACCTAAAAACTGCAATACTGCTGTGACAATGCACCTCTAAGGTAttcttattgtttttattgtgcTTGTTGCCTTAACATATTGGGTGTCTTTCTCGCAGGTAATTGATATGGTAAAAGATGAAATGGTAAAGCAAGGAAAGAGCAGGGGCACAGGAAGACCAGGTAGAGTATGGTTTTGCATATAAAGATATAATACATGATTTTTATTCAGCAtgcaaagaacaaaataacaacTCTTTGTAAATGTGTATATACAGACatgtatatataatttatatttatattttatttattattttttatatttttccttAGGGCGTGGTGGCCGTGGTcgtgggggtgggggtgggggtggaGCCGGAGGAAGAGGTGGATCATTTGGAGGGCGTGGTGGGGGCAGGGGAGGGGCTCAAAAGAGAAACAGAGATGATAACGCAGGAAAGTGACTTGTaatatgaaatttaaaaactgcaaaaaaatattctttgctTTGTACACCGTTTGCAGGTTCCACATTAGTCAAAAGACTCCGTGCCTATAACTATAAAGCGCGGGAAATAAGACAACACCCATGACAACTTTCGTGAAAGTAAAAATTTAGTTTCCAACTTGGTTTTGTGGTCAGTGAAATAGCATTAAATTAAGGAGCTTTTTCTCTGCGCCTGTGAAATGGATCTGCCGTGTGGACTCATTTACGTTCGCCAACCcatcaatatattttttaattaattaattaattatgtgTTTTATCGTTTGATATCGATATTTCTTTTTCCGATCTAATAACCGTTCAGCTgccgtttctgttttttttttttttcgtttcttgtaATGAGACCAACAACGATTCTTCAGCTCTTCGATGAGGTGTCCAAGTTTTGTGGATTACCACTGTTCGGCATCTTAAGATATTCTAAATTGTAGTTGCGTCTCTATCGCTCTCGGCCATCAGGAAAAGGTAAAGCAATGATAAAGGATACGGCCCGAAAGACCAAATTTGGGTCAGACTTGAGAATACCCGTTCAGTTATTTGGTTTTTCAGACACTGGGGCATATTTTTCCAAACCTTGGATTGTGTACCGAGGGAGCAATGGACCGACTCTATTTATTCCACCCCTTGCAAAGACTGCGAACACGTATGTGTTGGTACACGTTTAAGGAGCACCAGAAAGCAGTCTTcctttgttaaaaaaaaaaactgcgctTTGTCGGAACATGCTTGCCAAACCAACGGTACAATTGGGTGGAATAATTCAGAAATTATTACCAACCGGCGGTACCATCAACACCTTTGTTTGGAAGCGAGGCAAAACTCCGCCCACACTCCTTTGAATCCTGAAGATGACTGCCTGTCACCTGATCAATGAGAATAAATGCTCATTAGTGAGGGTTTATAAGGAGTCGCGTGAAAATTTTCGATTACCTCTAATGAAGACACTAGACAGGAGTGTCGAAACGTTGGGTCTTGAATCAAAGtgtttttaagttgcattcattttaagccagagtagcgTCAAACTCTGTAtgattgtccacctggctTCTGCGTCAACTGTAATCTACATTATGTTGTTTATGCCTCGTTCAAAAGGAGAAGAAGGGAATATATAAATAACGaatgaaagtttcttttgtaaagAAACGGTGGTGCCGCGTAGGTGAGGAAGTGAGAGACTAAATTTTAGTATCAGACGAGTCATTCGTTCGGACGAAACTTTAGCTTCGTTATCTcctcacggtggaaatttgacccttctGAATTTGTTTGCACCAAATTTTAATATGTAAATACTGGCGAACCGGTGTTCCGGAATCGCCTCCCATAATTCTCTGGTGAATGTAAACTTAATTACGGGGAGCAATGACGAATGATTGGAAAACAACGAAAGAAAGCGAAAACCACACCTTCGCAATCTCGGCCCCGGGACCTCGCCTTTGGCTTATCCAAGAGCCAAGGagaggtcctgggaacgaggatGCTGCTACCAGCTTCCAACCACGATTTCGCGTACCTTTCTTGTGCCCAATTAACATTGTTTTGTCGCCCACAAAGGGCGAAACAAAAGCCATAAGGACAGAAAATGACAATGCCTGATCCACAGTTTGTTCCtgatgaaatttaattttaatacaCTTGAGATAAACAAATTGGCCGTGGCAATATTAATGGAAGTTTTAAATTCAAGCATTTCCAAGACatctgttttaatttgcattgtgGGTGTACCTTATTATTTAACTGTTTGGTCATTTTTAACCCCGTGAAGATGAAATCAGTTAGGGTTAACTAGACTACGAGTTTTCCCTTGACCTGCAAAGTGGAAAACAACTATTGGAAAGGCAGTTAAGCCTCATTGTGTCCCCTAGACGTTTACCTCATGGGCTCCTCTTATCGAtagcgttaaaaaaaaatcttgcaaAGCTTCAAATCAGCGTTAGAGCTACAAGATCACCGCACGAAATCATCATGTCTTTTCTAGACCTGAATCTTGACAAAAGCAtataagataaaataaaaattgtgaGAAATTCATGCTTAATCACCATATCGTCATTTGGCATGCTCTGCCAATAATCAAGTGGTTATAGGAAATGATGTCCATTTTGGTTATAGTTGCTTCTGTTATTGGAGCCTGATTTGGATGATTGATTTGATATGTAGTCGAGAGGTAACGATGGGGCGGATGTCAGGCCTTGGTCTGATACATGGGCATTTCCATTTCTTTGAAACGTAAGCAGCTTGCGAAATTCTCGTTTGAAAGGCGGACTTAAGGCCCCATAAAGTAAGGGATTTAAAACACTGGTTGTTTGGAAGAGAAATGGAATCATGACCGCAAGTTCATGTGGGGCTTTTTTCAGAATAACTCTTATCACTAAAATAATGGCAAACGTTGGAAGCCAGCAAATCACGAAGGCCAAGACAAGAACGAAAAGAACCTTTGACAGGTTGATTTCCTGTGCACTAACTCCCCTCAAGGAAGAGTGAGCCCCCGACTTGTGTTCCCGTATAGTTTTAGAAACGTGATAATATGAGAAGCACACCAATAACAGACAAAACAGAACTACGACGAACACAACTATGAGGGTGAAAACTGTCTCCGCCGTTGGGCTGGTAAATCTGTAAGCACAAATCGTTATAGCTGGGTTGAAACTAAATCGCCCCACTCCAACAAATGTGGGATAGAGGACGAAAGAAGCAACGAGAAGCCACAAGCAACCCAACATCAACAGAGA is a window from the Acropora palmata chromosome 14, jaAcrPala1.3, whole genome shotgun sequence genome containing:
- the LOC141865453 gene encoding melatonin receptor type 1C-like, with product MSKNILPPRSTGLIIFESVASIALVILSVVGNIFIFVALCRNPRLRNSTNIYIAALAITDILNACIPGTLFASTLVSGRMVLSLPVCLLSGFMVHFLAYVSMITMTLTAVNRYFRVVKPQYYNSLFGGKRSLLMLGCLWLLVASFVLYPTFVGVGRFSFNPAITICAYRFTSPTAETVFTLIVVFVVVLFCLLLVCFSYYHVSKTIREHKSGAHSSLRGVSAQEINLSKVLFVLVLAFVICWLPTFAIILVIRVILKKAPHELAVMIPFLFQTTSVLNPLLYGALSPPFKREFRKLLTFQRNGNAHVSDQGLTSAPSLPLDYISNQSSKSGSNNRSNYNQNGHHFL
- the LOC141865454 gene encoding U6 snRNA-associated Sm-like protein LSm4, giving the protein MVLPLSLLRTAQNHPMLVELKNGETYNGHLVSCDNWMNINLREVICTSRDGDRFWRIPECYVRGSNIKYLRIPDEVIDMVKDEMVKQGKSRGTGRPGRGGRGRGGGGGGGAGGRGGSFGGRGGGRGGAQKRNRDDNAGK